A region from the Thermanaeromonas toyohensis ToBE genome encodes:
- a CDS encoding AAA family ATPase — MRKLSAKEWWEELQGISYVPTQQICAALSLAQVLEKPILVEGPPGAGKTSLAKAAARVLGAKLVRLQCYEGIDASRALYEYNYGKQLLYLNALRDRVSQVLNGTKSLAEAVDVLDREAPFWGEEFLVRRPVLEALAPVDGKPRVLLVDEVDRSDREFEALLLEALSDWAVSIPEFGTIVAREKPLVLLTSNRTRDLSDALRRRCLYLWLDLPDRERETKIIRAQVPGASERFARKVAEFLAEYRKASPKHVPSVAEAIELAAALLATSGEEFGASEIEAALAVFAKNKDDVRLGVRAAEKLFKDSGEREERGAESA; from the coding sequence ATGCGCAAGCTGAGCGCAAAAGAATGGTGGGAAGAGCTGCAGGGAATTTCGTATGTTCCCACGCAGCAAATTTGTGCGGCTTTGTCGCTGGCTCAGGTACTCGAGAAGCCGATACTGGTCGAGGGGCCGCCCGGGGCGGGCAAGACAAGCCTGGCAAAGGCCGCAGCCAGAGTGCTGGGGGCCAAGCTGGTGCGGCTCCAGTGTTATGAAGGGATAGACGCGTCTAGGGCTTTGTACGAATACAACTATGGTAAGCAGCTGCTCTACCTGAACGCCCTGCGGGACCGGGTGTCGCAGGTCCTTAACGGCACAAAGAGCTTGGCAGAAGCTGTAGACGTGCTTGACCGCGAGGCCCCTTTCTGGGGAGAGGAGTTTCTTGTGCGGCGGCCTGTTCTGGAAGCACTGGCACCGGTGGACGGCAAGCCCCGTGTGCTGCTCGTGGACGAAGTTGACCGGTCAGACAGGGAGTTCGAAGCCCTGCTGCTGGAAGCTCTGTCCGACTGGGCAGTATCGATACCCGAGTTTGGAACGATTGTTGCCCGTGAAAAACCCCTGGTGCTGCTAACGTCTAACAGGACCCGGGACCTGTCGGATGCGTTGCGCCGCAGGTGCCTCTATCTTTGGCTCGATCTTCCTGACAGAGAGAGGGAAACGAAAATTATTAGGGCACAAGTGCCGGGGGCCAGCGAGCGCTTTGCCCGGAAAGTAGCTGAATTCCTGGCGGAATACAGGAAGGCTTCCCCGAAGCACGTGCCCTCTGTAGCTGAGGCTATAGAGCTCGCCGCCGCCCTTCTGGCCACGTCGGGCGAAGAATTCGGTGCCAGTGAGATAGAAGCCGCGCTGGCGGTGTTTGCTAAGAACAAAGACGATGTGCGGCTGGGTGTCCGTGCCGCCGAGAAGCTGTTTAAGGACAGCGGCGAAAGAGAAGAAAGGGGTGCGGAGAGTGCTTAA
- a CDS encoding VWA domain-containing protein, translating into MLKNDTLLRSIIGFGEYARKKGLRVSTAEVSDAVAGLAALGPMSLTGLREALQLCMVKSVGDFEKFNEAFDEYFLGLRPDVVATVAVMSLEGQGRRAGGRRKEPPPGRTEQKAVEEDGASNKSFEAVGTPVGAVPAWASALASGKGGSIPESLKLYLAGQVFSAASELVRDPLSDADRRDIVVAVSRLAVEKLLCESDLPAVEDALRGFIKLASAVEKARCKYKTRKNSWSDFSALGRTPFNGLATELVGIPPDLLDARLERLDRARLALLTEEISRAAAALKPLIGGLPGPANRRRVLDYRKTLRASLATFGEPFRLCRSARRRRLRRLVTVCDVSGSVKEVTGLFLAFMYGLHQAFGGRVRHFVFVSEVDEVTGYFSLPTYGECFDRVVSAAAVDYRGYSNYGKMLKSLWGRYRDAFDHETVVLFLGDARTNRYDPEVGILEEISAVVKRTFFLNPEDPREWYTGDSAVAVYRAAAEFVDISRFRKLLEFISRLPGVVVAC; encoded by the coding sequence GTGCTTAAAAACGATACCCTGTTGCGGTCGATTATAGGTTTTGGCGAGTATGCCAGGAAAAAGGGGCTTAGGGTGAGTACTGCTGAGGTAAGTGATGCTGTAGCCGGTCTGGCTGCCTTAGGGCCGATGTCTCTTACGGGGTTGCGAGAGGCTCTCCAGCTCTGCATGGTAAAGAGTGTCGGGGACTTTGAGAAGTTTAACGAGGCATTTGACGAGTATTTTCTGGGGCTCAGACCTGACGTAGTCGCCACTGTTGCCGTTATGTCCTTGGAAGGGCAAGGGAGGCGTGCGGGCGGGCGGCGGAAGGAACCGCCGCCGGGCCGCACGGAACAGAAAGCGGTTGAGGAGGATGGCGCCAGCAATAAAAGTTTTGAGGCCGTGGGTACGCCTGTCGGGGCGGTTCCGGCGTGGGCATCAGCGCTAGCGTCGGGTAAAGGTGGCTCCATTCCGGAATCGCTCAAGCTTTACCTTGCGGGCCAGGTGTTTTCGGCCGCATCTGAGCTGGTGCGTGACCCGTTAAGCGATGCAGATCGCAGGGATATTGTGGTAGCCGTAAGCAGGTTGGCTGTAGAGAAGCTGTTGTGCGAAAGTGACCTCCCGGCGGTAGAGGACGCCCTACGGGGGTTTATAAAGCTGGCCTCGGCGGTAGAAAAGGCGCGGTGTAAGTATAAGACCCGCAAGAACAGCTGGTCGGATTTTAGTGCATTGGGCCGAACTCCTTTTAATGGTTTGGCTACCGAACTGGTGGGCATCCCACCTGACCTGCTTGATGCGCGGTTGGAGCGGCTTGATAGGGCACGGCTTGCCCTGCTAACGGAGGAGATTAGCCGAGCTGCCGCCGCCCTCAAGCCGCTCATCGGCGGGCTGCCCGGGCCGGCGAACCGGAGGCGGGTACTGGATTACAGGAAGACACTGCGTGCTAGCCTGGCTACGTTTGGCGAGCCTTTCAGGCTCTGCCGTTCGGCTAGACGCCGGCGGCTGCGAAGGCTGGTGACGGTCTGCGACGTGTCCGGGTCGGTCAAAGAAGTCACCGGGCTTTTTCTGGCATTTATGTATGGCCTTCACCAGGCGTTCGGTGGGCGGGTGAGGCACTTCGTGTTCGTGTCTGAGGTCGACGAAGTGACCGGATATTTTTCTCTGCCCACCTACGGGGAGTGCTTTGACAGGGTTGTCAGTGCAGCCGCCGTAGACTACAGGGGCTACTCCAACTACGGGAAGATGCTGAAATCTCTGTGGGGGAGGTACCGGGACGCGTTCGACCACGAGACGGTAGTGCTGTTTCTTGGGGACGCGCGGACGAACAGGTACGACCCGGAGGTCGGCATTCTGGAGGAGATTTCTGCTGTGGTCAAGAGGACCTTCTTTCTCAACCCCGAAGACCCGAGAGAGTGGTATACAGGAGATTCGGCGGTTGCCGTGTACAGGGCTGCGGCTGAGTTTGTGGACATCAGCAGGTTCCGGAAGCTCCTGGAATTTATCAGCAGACTACCGGGGGTGGTGGTGGCGTGCTGA
- a CDS encoding RQC domain-containing protein gives MLTKGDSPAVREAFRLALERAGFGPARPESLSRIRVSSQKNIVLDDKLLVGRELLERCGVGSAEGLRELLSRLAPTAAAWLKRVLDGAPGQVAVMPLTELDFLGYEASGEERPLGAFVEAFKKHHEWYSSELRCLLEARFAGIVPERSSGAVSRALCEVSREEYVAVRTVGGAWVFRCPCGVSAVVSSQGHVQVDKRGVAQLEQDKATIVNLAKSVWAEKLSRDGIVDSAQRCLERVRESLAGYFYPAAVAKKVSELEALVRNLRAGNLVVRGEVLAVPGPQPPVRVYEVKDYLCSTLEEILNAPKVPAGEIQGVLRQAWENSGKELWEEVRSRWEALPELCKIMPLVKNAYGEAAAFAEQWEKGNLALQDGAVLMGGRRIAPPYGDNALAELKQLKQRFEFQASQAVSPQASDIIEAALRFFMRHPNQVGATTAAAILTGSRAQKIVKEGYTKLPEYGLLKSRCSQRKVVEVISWLTRQGLLQVTYKGYYGLPVLKVSGPVAELLKESGAVLTTTYVEEDAVPKAASRKDWEVLAEMAGQGVFAARAALATAAALWPSGKAARLWKEASAE, from the coding sequence GTGCTGACCAAGGGCGACAGCCCGGCGGTCAGGGAGGCCTTTCGGCTCGCCCTCGAAAGGGCCGGATTCGGTCCGGCAAGGCCGGAAAGCCTGAGCCGCATCCGGGTGAGCAGCCAGAAAAACATCGTGCTGGACGACAAGCTGCTGGTGGGGCGTGAACTGCTGGAACGCTGTGGCGTTGGATCCGCAGAAGGACTGCGGGAACTGCTTTCGCGCCTCGCCCCCACTGCGGCGGCATGGTTGAAGCGGGTTCTGGATGGTGCGCCGGGGCAGGTTGCAGTAATGCCGTTGACTGAGCTGGACTTTCTGGGGTACGAAGCTTCAGGAGAGGAGAGACCTCTGGGGGCGTTTGTGGAGGCATTTAAAAAGCACCACGAATGGTATTCGTCCGAGCTGCGCTGCCTGCTGGAGGCACGGTTTGCCGGCATTGTTCCTGAAAGAAGTTCCGGGGCCGTTTCCAGGGCGCTCTGCGAGGTGTCTCGGGAGGAGTATGTGGCTGTGCGTACCGTGGGGGGAGCATGGGTTTTCCGGTGTCCATGCGGTGTGTCAGCCGTTGTTTCCTCTCAGGGGCACGTCCAGGTTGACAAGCGCGGCGTAGCCCAGTTGGAACAGGACAAGGCCACTATAGTAAACCTCGCTAAGTCCGTATGGGCAGAAAAGCTCAGCAGGGATGGCATTGTAGACAGCGCACAGAGGTGTTTAGAAAGAGTTCGGGAAAGCTTAGCAGGTTACTTTTATCCGGCAGCTGTTGCGAAGAAGGTGTCTGAGCTGGAGGCGCTGGTCCGGAACCTGAGAGCGGGCAACTTAGTTGTACGGGGTGAAGTTCTTGCTGTTCCCGGGCCTCAGCCGCCTGTGCGTGTATATGAAGTGAAAGATTACCTTTGTTCGACTCTGGAAGAGATACTGAATGCGCCCAAAGTTCCCGCTGGTGAAATACAAGGGGTTCTGCGTCAGGCGTGGGAAAACTCAGGAAAGGAGTTATGGGAGGAGGTGCGTTCCAGGTGGGAAGCCCTCCCGGAGCTCTGCAAAATTATGCCTCTGGTGAAGAACGCGTACGGGGAGGCTGCGGCTTTCGCGGAGCAGTGGGAGAAAGGAAACCTTGCGCTCCAAGACGGGGCGGTCTTAATGGGCGGCAGGCGGATCGCGCCGCCTTACGGAGACAATGCTCTGGCGGAACTGAAGCAGTTGAAGCAGCGGTTTGAATTCCAGGCTTCACAGGCTGTATCACCACAGGCCTCGGATATAATAGAAGCAGCCCTCAGGTTTTTTATGCGGCACCCGAACCAGGTTGGCGCTACCACTGCAGCTGCCATACTCACGGGCAGCAGGGCGCAAAAGATAGTCAAGGAGGGCTACACTAAGCTGCCGGAATATGGCCTGTTAAAAAGCAGGTGTTCCCAGCGGAAGGTTGTGGAGGTAATTTCGTGGCTTACGCGGCAGGGGCTTCTTCAGGTTACTTATAAGGGCTACTATGGGCTTCCCGTGCTGAAGGTGTCGGGGCCGGTAGCCGAACTGCTTAAGGAAAGCGGTGCGGTACTTACCACGACATATGTGGAGGAAGATGCGGTTCCTAAGGCTGCGTCAAGGAAGGACTGGGAGGTACTGGCGGAAATGGCTGGGCAGGGTGTGTTTGCGGCCCGCGCAGCACTGGCAACTGCGGCGGCCTTGTGGCCGTCAGGAAAGGCTGCGAGGCTGTGGAAGGAAGCTTCAGCGGAGTAG
- a CDS encoding type IV secretory system conjugative DNA transfer family protein, protein MRPAQHWQLRRPCGRQERLRGCGRKLQRSSGGWPRAVCARGLFNFSLGRKFARCVPTRCQFVATRETCRLFVIKEGEEDMSRDGTSKEDASLYWLALLSVVLGLILVYSAFLKLAGAPGDVITAGQSFLLARLEGRPWAPYEIRAAVYFGMLMLVVMAVVTAVGPRVLAFWKQQKRQSLLLKRYASHQGSAEWGSLGEVKKLLGNDGVIIGGQKGLGGWKAVRLSARYSFEHVAVIGPTGCGKSTCFFIPNLLELAPGASAVVTDPKGELEEVTAPVLRKRGWDVYTFAPTEPAISLGYDPLRCARDEVEISDIADIILRNGYDPEGRGTDTQWINFSAPLFEAVLYAARELLGIRATVREAVTIVSEMDEEKRAEIFKQVGGRALSRYLAYLQSIQSPETAGSIRTILTASVRVFDRPDVAEVACKSSILDFTVLREKPSVLFVRIPERRAHLLKPLTATFFWQLLEHIADAPGRPVYFFLDEFPNIGKIPGFANMAATLRSRGISLCIGLQGVEQLAREYSEQEQKDILNNLKTKIYFPGASGETGQYASTLAGYATARDRYGDTGQRVELFSAAELRTIPEGKILVMSRNFQPLLLDALHYSRLGAVKTGVRAPLRFR, encoded by the coding sequence TTGCGGCCCGCGCAGCACTGGCAACTGCGGCGGCCTTGTGGCCGTCAGGAAAGGCTGCGAGGCTGTGGAAGGAAGCTTCAGCGGAGTAGCGGTGGTTGGCCCCGGGCCGTTTGTGCCCGGGGCCTTTTTAATTTTAGCCTTGGGCGAAAATTTGCGCGGTGTGTTCCTACCAGATGCCAGTTTGTGGCAACAAGGGAAACCTGCAGACTATTTGTTATCAAGGAGGGGGAAGAAGATATGTCCCGCGACGGCACCAGTAAGGAAGACGCATCCTTATACTGGCTGGCGCTCCTGTCTGTTGTGTTAGGGCTCATTTTGGTATATTCGGCCTTTTTGAAGCTGGCGGGGGCGCCGGGAGACGTGATAACTGCCGGCCAGTCGTTCCTTTTGGCGCGGCTTGAAGGCCGGCCGTGGGCGCCCTACGAAATCAGGGCTGCAGTATACTTTGGTATGCTGATGCTCGTAGTGATGGCGGTCGTTACTGCGGTGGGCCCGCGCGTGCTGGCATTTTGGAAGCAGCAGAAAAGGCAGTCGCTACTCTTGAAACGCTACGCATCCCACCAGGGCTCCGCGGAATGGGGCAGCCTGGGAGAAGTGAAAAAGTTGCTGGGTAACGACGGTGTGATAATCGGGGGGCAGAAGGGGCTGGGCGGCTGGAAAGCAGTGCGCCTTTCTGCACGGTATTCGTTCGAGCACGTAGCGGTGATCGGTCCTACAGGTTGCGGTAAGAGTACGTGCTTCTTCATACCCAACCTTCTGGAACTGGCGCCGGGCGCATCAGCTGTGGTGACGGACCCGAAAGGAGAGTTGGAAGAGGTAACGGCTCCAGTCCTGCGAAAGAGGGGCTGGGATGTGTATACGTTTGCTCCCACGGAACCGGCTATCTCGTTGGGTTACGACCCGCTGCGCTGCGCCAGGGATGAAGTCGAAATCAGCGACATTGCTGATATTATACTGAGGAACGGTTACGATCCGGAGGGACGCGGTACTGATACCCAATGGATAAACTTTAGCGCTCCGCTGTTCGAGGCAGTACTGTATGCCGCAAGGGAACTATTGGGCATCCGTGCTACGGTCAGGGAAGCCGTTACCATAGTGAGCGAGATGGACGAGGAGAAGCGTGCAGAGATTTTCAAGCAGGTGGGAGGCAGGGCTCTCAGCCGCTACTTAGCGTACCTGCAGAGCATCCAGTCTCCGGAGACCGCGGGTTCCATACGAACCATCCTCACTGCTTCGGTGCGGGTGTTCGACCGGCCGGATGTCGCTGAAGTGGCGTGTAAAAGCAGCATCCTTGACTTCACGGTTCTCAGGGAAAAGCCTTCTGTCCTTTTTGTGCGGATACCGGAGCGCAGGGCGCACCTGTTGAAGCCGCTGACGGCGACCTTTTTCTGGCAGCTGCTCGAACACATTGCGGACGCACCGGGGAGGCCTGTATACTTCTTCTTAGACGAATTCCCAAACATCGGAAAGATACCGGGCTTTGCGAACATGGCGGCCACGCTGAGGTCCCGGGGAATAAGCCTGTGCATCGGGCTTCAGGGGGTTGAGCAGCTGGCCCGGGAGTATTCCGAGCAGGAACAGAAGGACATTTTGAACAACCTTAAGACCAAGATATACTTTCCCGGGGCATCGGGGGAGACGGGCCAGTATGCGAGCACGCTTGCGGGATATGCTACCGCCAGGGACAGGTACGGCGATACTGGCCAGAGGGTGGAACTTTTCAGCGCAGCCGAACTCCGGACGATACCAGAAGGGAAGATACTGGTGATGTCCCGCAACTTCCAGCCACTGCTCCTTGACGCCCTTCACTACTCGAGGCTGGGAGCAGTGAAAACGGGGGTGAGGGCGCCTTTGCGCTTCCGGTAG
- a CDS encoding aspartyl-phosphate phosphatase Spo0E family protein, producing MSIGKTLVQIERMRRKLMAVDLADTETLLAISQKLDGLVVQYYREKLLHAKESASVGPTDR from the coding sequence ATGAGCATTGGTAAAACCCTCGTACAGATAGAAAGGATGCGGAGGAAGCTCATGGCGGTGGACCTAGCGGACACGGAGACGCTGCTGGCCATAAGCCAGAAGTTGGACGGGCTGGTTGTGCAGTATTACCGGGAAAAGCTACTGCACGCGAAGGAGTCGGCCAGCGTTGGCCCCACAGACAGGTGA
- a CDS encoding stalk domain-containing protein, with the protein MKKWWGKAGLFGVTQVAVLLLLVALFAPPASAGYDPWSDWQQAREIEAGDPAAAEALYRRAAAYFEEQGDLINAGLAWQKIFYLCERQGKLIEAGEAYAREATLFERAGRPDWAWGETARGEALRPVVRLFYQTETGNVPPLAKFEPPRGAYLGLYEERGQARHDYNRVKDLYGRQHALFLSYAHIYGPGDVYLPWDTIHKVREVPGAGLVLALEPNCGLDGLREEDILDIAWRLGELNIPVFLRFASEMNMEGTNQWHGDPQKYVFWFRKVASIMREFAPNVAMVWNPFDIVQPEGVKASALSYYPGDAYVDWVGVNFYSDYYLSGRADEPGAGIDPLQRLDYWYRVFAGRKPLMVGEFGIAHTALKPYQEDVTRWAANYIRKFYNTLPLLYPRVKAVVYFDLDESDPLYTQAKVSDYRLSDKEEVLKAYREAIASPYYLEQVGQSSTASSYRELNEGEKLNGEVILGAYAKIYDPFISSVEYYLDGRLIARTSTPPYLARFDFSRAYGPVSLEVKVFDSQGREAFSRAYLVEGGGIPAAVFTLGEKQYISRGETKEMDVAPFTQEGRTFVPLRFLAQALGVPGEGIFWDEKERLVKISSQGHTIVLQVGRKEIEVDGRVEPMDVAPVERQGRVFLPARYVAEALGYDVGWVEKRQQVVVKLTQ; encoded by the coding sequence GTGAAGAAATGGTGGGGGAAGGCAGGACTTTTCGGAGTTACTCAGGTAGCAGTGTTACTCTTGTTGGTGGCACTATTTGCTCCGCCAGCGTCAGCAGGTTACGACCCGTGGTCGGACTGGCAGCAGGCCAGGGAGATTGAGGCCGGCGATCCGGCTGCTGCGGAAGCCCTTTACCGGCGGGCCGCTGCTTATTTCGAAGAGCAGGGCGACCTTATTAATGCCGGGCTGGCCTGGCAGAAAATATTTTACCTTTGTGAGCGCCAGGGGAAGCTCATTGAAGCGGGAGAAGCTTACGCTAGAGAGGCCACCCTTTTTGAGCGGGCGGGCAGGCCTGACTGGGCCTGGGGGGAGACGGCCCGGGGAGAAGCGCTGCGGCCAGTGGTGCGTCTCTTCTACCAGACAGAGACAGGGAACGTTCCTCCCTTGGCCAAGTTTGAGCCGCCCAGGGGTGCCTATTTAGGGCTTTACGAAGAGCGTGGGCAGGCCAGGCACGACTACAACCGGGTGAAAGATCTCTACGGTAGGCAGCACGCCCTTTTCTTAAGCTACGCGCATATCTATGGCCCGGGTGATGTATACCTACCCTGGGATACCATACATAAGGTGCGGGAGGTCCCGGGAGCCGGGCTGGTGCTTGCGCTGGAACCGAACTGCGGGCTGGACGGGTTGCGGGAAGAAGATATACTGGATATTGCTTGGCGCCTGGGAGAGTTAAACATACCGGTGTTCCTTCGCTTTGCCTCGGAAATGAACATGGAGGGGACCAACCAGTGGCACGGCGATCCCCAGAAATATGTTTTCTGGTTCAGGAAGGTCGCTTCCATTATGCGGGAGTTTGCTCCTAATGTAGCCATGGTCTGGAATCCCTTTGATATAGTCCAGCCGGAAGGGGTCAAGGCCAGCGCCCTTTCCTATTATCCGGGAGATGCTTACGTGGACTGGGTGGGCGTGAACTTTTACAGCGACTACTATTTGAGCGGTAGGGCAGACGAGCCCGGCGCAGGGATAGACCCGCTGCAGCGTCTGGACTACTGGTACCGCGTGTTTGCCGGCCGCAAGCCCCTTATGGTGGGAGAGTTCGGGATTGCCCATACCGCCCTCAAACCCTATCAGGAGGATGTAACGCGGTGGGCGGCCAACTATATCCGTAAGTTTTATAATACCTTGCCCCTGCTTTATCCCCGCGTTAAGGCGGTTGTGTATTTTGACCTTGATGAAAGTGACCCTCTCTACACCCAGGCTAAAGTGAGCGATTACCGGCTCAGCGACAAAGAAGAAGTGCTGAAGGCCTACCGGGAAGCCATAGCCAGCCCTTATTACTTAGAGCAGGTTGGCCAGAGCAGCACGGCTTCTTCTTACCGTGAGCTCAATGAAGGGGAGAAGCTGAACGGTGAAGTTATCCTTGGCGCTTATGCCAAGATTTACGACCCCTTTATCAGCAGCGTTGAATACTATCTTGACGGCAGGCTTATAGCCCGGACCAGCACCCCTCCCTACCTGGCCAGGTTTGATTTTAGCCGGGCCTATGGGCCAGTGTCTCTTGAAGTTAAGGTTTTTGACAGCCAGGGGAGGGAAGCCTTCAGCCGGGCCTACCTGGTAGAAGGTGGGGGTATCCCGGCGGCAGTTTTCACTTTGGGCGAGAAACAGTACATTTCGCGGGGTGAAACAAAAGAGATGGACGTGGCTCCCTTTACGCAGGAAGGCCGCACCTTTGTGCCCTTACGGTTTTTGGCGCAAGCGCTGGGAGTGCCTGGCGAAGGTATTTTTTGGGATGAGAAAGAGCGTCTCGTAAAGATTTCTTCCCAAGGCCACACCATAGTGCTACAGGTGGGCAGGAAGGAAATAGAAGTTGACGGGCGGGTAGAACCCATGGACGTGGCGCCCGTGGAGAGGCAGGGGCGCGTTTTCCTGCCGGCCCGTTATGTGGCGGAGGCTTTGGGATATGATGTAGGCTGGGTGGAGAAGAGGCAGCAGGTCGTAGTCAAGCTTACACAGTAA
- a CDS encoding nucleoside-triphosphatase, producing the protein MSAKKNTLLTGPPGCGKTTVVRRLLELLPAGVTAGFYTEEIREGGKRTGFAAQILGGPRIILARASGTGRYRVGRYTVEVAAFEEMVLRPLAAALKDPSKRFLVIDEIGKMELLAPSFAELVLACLDGPRPLVATVMLAPHPFVDRIKARPDVEVIAVGVDNRDQLPIELAGKLVGFARC; encoded by the coding sequence ATGAGCGCCAAGAAAAATACCCTTCTCACCGGCCCGCCGGGTTGTGGCAAAACAACGGTCGTGCGGCGCCTGCTCGAGCTGCTGCCAGCAGGGGTCACGGCCGGGTTTTACACAGAGGAGATCAGGGAAGGCGGAAAGCGTACCGGGTTTGCGGCCCAGATCCTGGGAGGCCCAAGGATCATCCTTGCCCGCGCGTCTGGCACTGGCCGCTACCGTGTTGGCCGCTACACCGTGGAGGTTGCGGCTTTCGAAGAGATGGTCCTGCGGCCGCTCGCGGCGGCCCTGAAGGACCCGTCCAAGCGCTTCCTGGTAATCGACGAGATAGGCAAGATGGAGCTCCTCGCTCCTTCCTTTGCGGAGTTGGTCTTGGCCTGCCTGGACGGTCCACGGCCCCTCGTGGCTACGGTAATGCTCGCGCCGCACCCGTTTGTCGACCGGATCAAGGCCAGGCCGGATGTGGAGGTGATTGCGGTCGGCGTGGACAACCGTGACCAGTTGCCGATAGAACTGGCCGGCAAGCTGGTGGGGTTTGCGAGGTGTTGA